CCCGCCGCTCAAGGCCATGGTGTTGTGCGTGGACGAAAAGAGCCAGATCCAGGCGCTGGACCGCACCCAGCCCATGCTGCCGCTGGCCCCGGGCATCCCTGAGCGACGCACGCACGACTATATGCGCCACGGCACAACCACACTGTTCGCGGCGCTGGACATCTCCACGGGCGAAGTCATTGGCGAACTGCATCGGCGTCATCGCAGCGGTGAATTCCTGCAGTTCCTGCGCACCATCGAGGCCAATGTGCCACCCCAACTGGAGGTCCATCTTGTGATGGACAACTACGGTACGCACAAGACTCCCTCGATCAATAACTGGTTGGCTCGCCATCCGCGTTTCCATGCGCATTTCACCCCCACATCTGCTTCGTGGATTAACCAGGTCGAACGATGGTTTGCCACGCTCAGCGAGACATACATCCGCCGTGGCACTCATCGCTCCACCCGGCAACTCGAACAGGCGATTCGCCAATACATCCAGATCAACAACACTGATCCGAGACCTTTCAACTGGACCAAATCGGCCGACGACATCCTCGCCAGCGTCAAGCGATTTTGTCTACGAATTTCTAACTCGGGACACTAGCGGGCGCAATCTTGTTTTCCGCGTCGAGCTGCGCGCAGGACTTGTCGGACAGCGTGCGAACGTCAGTGTCGGTGAGCGACGCAGCCTGCACGGCCTGCGTGCCGGACTGAACGAGGGTGTTGGGATCGAGGCTCATCCCCGAACAGGCGGCGAGCACACCGCACGCGGCGGCGGCAAGAGCAACGCAGATCGTTTTCATGACGAACGTCCCTTTGACGATGTTATCGATGGTCGTACAAGCGCGCGGACGCTCAGCCTGATACCGCGAACGATCGCGCCGCGTCGGTTTCATCCGGACAGACGCCCAAAGACAAAGCGCCTGACAGGCAGGCGCTTTTTTAACATATCGAAAGGTATATTCGGGGAAAACGAAAGCTTCCTTAACACTTTGTCATGCCGATGCGACACTCGCGCGGAACTTCAATGCGCGATGAATCGCGGGGACGCGGATCAGGTCAATACCGTGTCGATGAACGACTGACGCTGCGACAGCTTCTGGTAGTGCTTGTCGAGATTCGGATGCTGCTCGCGCCAGTTGAGTTGCGGCATGCGGAAGTCCAGATAGCCCAGCGCACAGCCGACGGCCACGTCGGCGAGCGTGTAGTGATTGCCCGCGCACCAGGCCTTCGCCGCGAGACCTTGCGCCATCGCGATCAGGCCGTCGTCGATCTTGTGACGCTGGCGCGCGACCCACGATTCGCTTCGATGCGCCTCTTCACGCAACACGCCCTCGAGGCGGATCAGCACGGCCGCGTCCATGATGCCGTCCGCCAGCGCTTCCCAGCAGCGCACCTCGACGCGCTCGCGGCCCGACTGCGGCACGAGCTTGCACACGGGCGACAGCGTGTCGACGTATTCGCAGATCACGCGCGAATCGAACACGGCCGCGCCGTCTTCCATCACGAGACACGGCACCTTGCCGATCGGGTTGTAGTCGTGGATCGTCGTGTCGTCGGCCCAGACGTTTTCGAGTTCGAGCTTGTAGTCGATTTTCTTTTCCGCGAGCACGATCCGCGCCTTGCGGACAAATGGGCTCGACAGCGAACCGATGAGTTTCATTACATCCTGCCTTGGATTGAAATTGGGCGAAAGTATAAGTGCGCCGGCCGGCGCTGGAAGGTTTTCCATGCGCTGCGCACCGCGCTTCGCCCCGCCAGCGCGCCGGGTTGTAGACAGATTGCAACAATGCCGTGCAGACGCGGGACCGTCTACCTGGCCTGATAGCCAGGCGCCGCACGACGCGTTCGCCGAAGCACCACGCGCGTATCCCGACCCGCGTCAGGGGTTTAGATGCGCCGCCGGATTGCCCGGCCCGCGCGGTCATAGGCGACCCGGAAGCGTTTCCCGTGGGGCGATACAATCGCAACATTGCCGCGCGGCGATCGACCTTGCCTGCCGCGCCGCCCTCCACCCCGCACGATGAACCGCCGACCGCACTCATGACCGATCTGACTCCGGCAACCAATATCTACCGCCAGCGCCGCGCGCGCGTGCTCGATGCGCTGCGCGCGACGGGCGGCGGCGTCGCAATCGTCCCGACCGCGCCCGAAGTGCTGCGCAACCGCGACGCCGACTACCCGTACCGGCACGACAGCTACTTCTACTATCTGACGGGCTTCACCGAGCCCGAAGCGATGCTCGTGCTCGACGCGAGCGCGAAGCAGGACGAGCCCTCGGAAATCCTGTTCTGCCGCGCGAAGAACGCGGAGCGCGAGACGTGGGAAGGCTTCCGCTTCGGTCCGGAAGGCGCGCGCGAAGCATTCGGCTTCGACGCAGCCTTCGCCTTCGAAGAGATCGACACGCAGTTGCCCCGCATCATCGCGGACAAGCCGGCGCTGCACTATGCGCTGGGCGCGTCGGAACAGTTCGACG
The DNA window shown above is from Paraburkholderia sp. PGU19 and carries:
- a CDS encoding IS630 family transposase — translated: MRGRPKAPLVLSGSEREQLVALTMRRKTAQALALRARIVLACAEGIDNKTVATRQRVTSHTVSKWRSRFINHRVDGLLDAPRPGAPRTIEDAQVEAVVARTLESVPTGATHWSTRTMAREMVMSQTAVSRIWRAFGLQPHRQETFKLSTDPFFVDKVRDIVGLYLDPPLKAMVLCVDEKSQIQALDRTQPMLPLAPGIPERRTHDYMRHGTTTLFAALDISTGEVIGELHRRHRSGEFLQFLRTIEANVPPQLEVHLVMDNYGTHKTPSINNWLARHPRFHAHFTPTSASWINQVERWFATLSETYIRRGTHRSTRQLEQAIRQYIQINNTDPRPFNWTKSADDILASVKRFCLRISNSGH
- a CDS encoding glutathione S-transferase N-terminal domain-containing protein, with translation MKLIGSLSSPFVRKARIVLAEKKIDYKLELENVWADDTTIHDYNPIGKVPCLVMEDGAAVFDSRVICEYVDTLSPVCKLVPQSGRERVEVRCWEALADGIMDAAVLIRLEGVLREEAHRSESWVARQRHKIDDGLIAMAQGLAAKAWCAGNHYTLADVAVGCALGYLDFRMPQLNWREQHPNLDKHYQKLSQRQSFIDTVLT